The proteins below are encoded in one region of Aquisphaera giovannonii:
- a CDS encoding MBL fold metallo-hydrolase, protein MIQGESVPERPAGRQLVFLGTGTSTGVPVLGCDCAVCTSADPRNQRTRPSVVMCFPAGNLLVDTTPEMRIQLLREKIGRIHAIAFTHHHADHLFGLDDARLFPKWTGGPVPVFCEQETEDCIRRVFSYAFREESRDWPAGFVPKIHFERIRPGEPFRTLGQEVLPIRLDHGRFAVLGFRIGNLAYCTDVNRIPEASWPLLEGLDTLVLDALRHEAHPTHFSVEEALAAVRRLKPRQAWFTHLSHGLDHEATDAALPDGVRLAYDGLRIDF, encoded by the coding sequence TTGATCCAGGGTGAATCCGTCCCCGAACGCCCCGCGGGCCGCCAGTTGGTCTTCCTGGGCACGGGCACGTCCACGGGGGTGCCGGTCCTCGGCTGCGATTGCGCGGTCTGCACGTCGGCGGACCCCAGGAACCAGCGGACGCGGCCGAGCGTGGTGATGTGCTTCCCGGCCGGCAACCTGCTGGTGGACACGACGCCCGAGATGCGGATCCAGCTCCTCCGCGAGAAGATCGGCCGGATCCACGCGATCGCCTTCACCCACCACCACGCCGACCACCTCTTCGGCCTCGACGACGCCCGGCTGTTCCCCAAGTGGACGGGCGGGCCGGTGCCGGTCTTCTGCGAGCAGGAGACCGAGGACTGCATCCGCCGCGTCTTCTCCTACGCGTTCCGCGAGGAATCCCGGGACTGGCCCGCCGGCTTCGTCCCCAAGATCCATTTCGAGCGGATCCGCCCGGGCGAGCCGTTCCGGACGCTAGGGCAGGAGGTGCTGCCCATCCGGCTGGATCACGGCCGCTTCGCCGTCCTCGGCTTCCGGATCGGCAACCTCGCGTATTGCACGGACGTGAACCGGATCCCCGAGGCGAGCTGGCCGCTCCTGGAGGGGCTGGACACCCTGGTCCTGGACGCCTTGCGCCACGAGGCTCACCCGACGCATTTCTCCGTCGAGGAGGCCCTCGCCGCCGTCCGACGCCTCAAGCCCCGCCAGGCGTGGTTCACCCACCTGTCCCACGGCCTGGACCACGAGGCGACCGATGCGGCCCTGCCCGACGGAGTCCGCCTGGCCTACGACGGGCTGAGGATCGACTTCTGA
- a CDS encoding PIG-L deacetylase family protein, with protein sequence MEGLSRRRLLGRGGRLAAGAGLAIAPAAASSPGRKLKVVACGGHPGDPEYGCGGTLARYADRGDEVVLLYLNEGNPRPEQPPEPGRDRVAEAKRACAILGARPVFAGQVDGRAVIDEPHYRAFRALLAAEKPDVLFTHWPIDNHADHRAITMLAHDAWQSVSKGFALYYYEVSTGEDTVQFAPTHLVDITATEPRKRQACYAHASQSPERYYELQDLVARMRGIECGRRRAEGFIRHVQGPNAGLPGP encoded by the coding sequence GTGGAGGGACTGTCTCGCAGGCGGCTCCTGGGCCGGGGCGGGAGGCTCGCGGCGGGTGCGGGACTCGCGATCGCGCCGGCCGCCGCATCGTCGCCCGGGCGCAAGCTCAAGGTCGTCGCCTGCGGGGGACACCCGGGGGACCCCGAGTACGGCTGCGGCGGCACCCTGGCGAGATACGCGGACCGGGGCGACGAGGTGGTCCTCCTCTACCTCAACGAGGGCAACCCACGCCCCGAGCAGCCCCCCGAGCCGGGGCGCGACCGCGTGGCCGAGGCGAAGCGGGCCTGCGCGATCCTCGGCGCCCGGCCCGTGTTCGCCGGGCAGGTGGACGGCCGGGCCGTGATCGACGAGCCCCACTATCGGGCCTTCCGAGCCCTGCTCGCGGCCGAGAAGCCCGACGTCCTCTTCACCCACTGGCCCATCGACAACCACGCCGACCACCGCGCGATCACGATGCTCGCCCACGACGCCTGGCAGTCCGTGAGCAAGGGCTTCGCGCTCTATTACTACGAGGTGTCGACCGGCGAGGACACGGTCCAGTTCGCCCCGACCCACCTCGTGGACATCACCGCGACCGAGCCGCGGAAGCGGCAGGCCTGCTACGCCCACGCGAGCCAGTCCCCCGAGCGGTACTACGAGCTCCAGGACCTGGTCGCCCGCATGCGCGGGATC